A window of Microbacterium luteolum contains these coding sequences:
- a CDS encoding FtsQ-type POTRA domain-containing protein — MRRPAPLPTAPEGKGQKDAAPEGETRPRRRERVEAESAVLEIEPGTTSVEPGVEVPQPTSTGDVWRAARARRKALRAEIRRFTQRSRRRRIIWLGSIGAVLLLIGGSVAAAYSPLFAVEKITVAGTTTLDPAVIETALADQIGTPLALVDTSEVKAALLAFPLIETYALEAKPPHDLTVRIVERTPVGVIRSDAGYTLVDAAGVALATTSDQPAGQPIIEVEGGVDSKAFESAGLVVRALPAGIRSALTGVSASTVDDVTLTLSTGLTVVWGSAEDSGLKAITLASAMNANLWATSIDVTSPKVAVVG; from the coding sequence GCCCGCACCGCTTCCGACCGCCCCGGAGGGCAAGGGGCAGAAGGACGCCGCGCCGGAAGGGGAGACCCGCCCGCGCCGCCGTGAGCGTGTGGAGGCGGAATCCGCCGTCCTCGAGATTGAGCCCGGAACGACGTCGGTTGAGCCCGGCGTCGAGGTGCCGCAGCCGACCTCGACCGGGGACGTGTGGCGCGCCGCCCGTGCCCGGCGCAAGGCGCTCCGCGCCGAGATCCGGCGGTTCACCCAGCGCTCGCGTCGGCGGAGGATCATCTGGCTCGGCAGCATCGGTGCCGTCCTCCTGCTCATCGGCGGGAGCGTCGCCGCCGCATACAGCCCGCTCTTCGCCGTCGAGAAGATCACCGTGGCCGGTACCACGACGCTCGACCCCGCGGTGATCGAGACCGCCCTCGCCGACCAGATCGGCACCCCACTGGCACTGGTCGACACGAGTGAGGTGAAGGCGGCGCTGCTCGCCTTCCCGCTCATCGAGACCTACGCGCTCGAGGCGAAGCCGCCGCACGATCTCACCGTGCGCATCGTCGAGCGCACACCGGTGGGCGTCATCCGATCCGATGCCGGATACACCCTGGTGGATGCGGCCGGTGTCGCACTCGCCACGACATCGGATCAGCCGGCGGGGCAGCCGATCATCGAGGTCGAGGGCGGCGTCGATTCGAAGGCGTTCGAGAGCGCGGGGCTCGTCGTGCGCGCGCTTCCCGCAGGCATCCGGAGCGCGCTCACCGGCGTGAGCGCCTCGACGGTCGATGACGTGACGCTGACGCTCAGCACCGGTCTCACGGTCGTGTGGGGGAGCGCGGAGGACTCCGGTCTCAAAGCGATCACACTCGCGAGCGCGATGAACGCGAACCTCTGGGCGACGTCGATCGACGTCACCTCGCCCAAGGTCGCCGTCGTCGGCTGA